A genomic stretch from Bacillus sp. N1-1 includes:
- a CDS encoding nucleotidyltransferase family protein, giving the protein MYVDQQSQKELLKNKDIDEQKEALAHILSLQPAVTKALEVLSDEFDHAYIGAGCIVQTVWNHMTNRPLHYGIHDLDVVYFDEQDVSLEKEVEIEERLQTLLSDTPFKIDAKNEARVHLWYEEKFGKRIAPYSSLEAAINSWPTTATSIGVKVDQKGAFKIYAPYGLHDLFGLIIRPNKLLISRDVYEAKVAKWSVRWPELEVISWDER; this is encoded by the coding sequence GTGTATGTAGATCAACAATCACAAAAAGAGTTGCTAAAGAACAAAGACATTGACGAACAAAAAGAAGCGCTCGCGCACATTCTTTCGTTACAACCAGCGGTTACGAAAGCGCTGGAGGTACTCAGCGATGAATTTGATCATGCCTATATTGGCGCAGGGTGTATCGTTCAAACCGTCTGGAATCATATGACGAATCGCCCTTTGCATTACGGAATTCATGATCTTGATGTGGTGTATTTTGATGAGCAGGATGTAAGCTTAGAGAAAGAAGTAGAAATAGAAGAACGGCTACAAACCCTGCTTTCTGATACCCCTTTTAAAATCGATGCAAAAAACGAAGCGCGTGTTCATCTCTGGTATGAGGAAAAGTTTGGAAAGCGGATCGCACCTTATTCCTCATTAGAAGCAGCGATCAACAGCTGGCCAACAACGGCCACGTCGATCGGTGTGAAAGTCGATCAAAAGGGAGCGTTTAAAATCTATGCGCCATATGGATTACATGATTTGTTTGGATTGATCATCCGTCCGAACAAGCTCTTGATTTCCCGTGATGTGTATGAAGCGAAAGTGGCCAAATGGTCAGTGCGGTGGCCGGAGCTTGAGGTCATCTCGTGGGATGAAAGATGA
- a CDS encoding AAA family ATPase codes for MSNLDLRKILPVSSLKFPMLLGIDGLSRSGKTTFVTKLERYFKTLGYRSVTFHIDDYIEPRNRRYDTGHAEWFEYYFLQWDTAKLKEDLFGKVKEGVKLDQGSPNGESPVADVVIIEGVFLQRKEWREVFDRMIYLDCAKEVRFHRESTETQKKIKKFEDRYWKAEEHYLENVRPVEKADVVIES; via the coding sequence ATGTCGAATTTAGATCTAAGAAAAATTTTGCCGGTAAGTTCTTTGAAATTCCCTATGTTGCTGGGAATTGACGGGCTAAGTCGTTCAGGTAAAACGACCTTTGTCACCAAACTGGAGCGTTATTTTAAAACGTTGGGATATCGTTCGGTTACGTTTCATATCGATGATTACATAGAACCGCGCAATAGACGCTATGATACGGGGCATGCAGAATGGTTTGAATACTACTTTTTGCAGTGGGATACAGCGAAGCTAAAGGAAGACCTATTTGGAAAAGTGAAAGAGGGAGTAAAACTTGATCAAGGATCTCCTAACGGTGAAAGCCCAGTTGCAGATGTAGTGATCATTGAAGGTGTTTTCCTTCAAAGAAAAGAATGGCGCGAAGTTTTTGATCGAATGATTTATTTAGATTGTGCGAAAGAGGTGCGATTTCATCGAGAAAGCACAGAGACACAGAAAAAGATAAAGAAATTTGAAGACCGTTACTGGAAGGCAGAGGAGCATTACTTGGAGAATGTTCGGCCGGTAGAAAAGGCGGATGTTGTAATTGAATCGTGA
- the mprF gene encoding bifunctional lysylphosphatidylglycerol flippase/synthetase MprF → MKPILHTILFHYLKLILPAFLFVLSAIQITSFLSDVHVSLLLNEVSQFNIGKIFLVLLITMGAVSPMFLYDSLILKSLQKTFPVKQLLKQSFIVNAVSNLIGSGGIVSSMLRKYFYQTEQDDHSELSKSIGNMTYFYLTGLSLLAVITLTSYRDSFLLKEIPWLYLVVIVVGLYLPVLIFSFLWNNYRTRSFGTKTRLQLIAVSFLEWTFAFLAIWLLATMLDLSISFHELFPLFVIAACVGIVSMIPGGLGSFDLTFIWGSQLIGIQNEKVLFLLILFRIGYFFFPFLLAMILFIRDYWEKWNANWDNLPIALVQRLSHVFITLLVFVSGLILLLSAALPGIIDRLKILEEMHSIPFLVNLSHQLSVGAGFALLGLSRGIEYKVKRAYYLTIVVLFCAAAFTFSKGIDYEEAIFLLMVAFILYLSRTRFYRESYVLTWSKTIIDALVILFITSMYVFIGYMSLPSSTNAIPSQVLPYLITDYHTLFYSALIGLLIALLLFLIGNAVIKPKNPIQNSEPKQDPHILEHLTTYRGNTLTHLVFLHDKSLFWNAKRTVFLSFQQSSDKLVVLGDPVGEESDFSNAIDEFQQLADIQGFTPVFYEVSNDLLPLLHEKGFGFFKLGEEAFVDLGQFTLSGKKMKALRAVKNKFERENYLFEIATPPHSEALLNKLKNVSDEWLQGRNEKGFSLGFFDVDYLNKSEIAIMKENDTIIAFTSLMPVYDGNKTISVDLMRFIHSAPSGTMDVMFLSLFEWAKAEGYQSFNLGMAPLANVGQSKFSFLSERIAAQIFLHGHIFYHFQGLRKFKGKYAHTWERKYLAYRKKSSLPFTMAQVSRLISKKGGK, encoded by the coding sequence ATGAAACCAATTTTACACACCATTTTATTTCACTATTTAAAATTAATTTTACCAGCTTTTCTTTTTGTACTTTCTGCCATTCAAATCACGTCATTTCTATCAGACGTTCATGTGAGTCTTCTATTAAATGAAGTAAGTCAATTTAATATAGGAAAAATTTTTCTCGTGTTACTCATTACAATGGGTGCGGTTAGCCCAATGTTTTTATATGATTCTTTGATTTTGAAATCATTGCAAAAAACATTTCCAGTCAAACAACTTCTGAAGCAATCGTTTATCGTAAATGCTGTTTCAAATTTGATTGGATCTGGTGGTATCGTTAGCAGCATGCTTCGAAAATATTTTTATCAAACCGAGCAGGACGATCACAGTGAACTATCAAAGAGCATTGGAAACATGACCTACTTTTATTTAACTGGTCTATCTCTACTTGCGGTAATCACACTGACCAGTTACAGAGATAGTTTCTTACTAAAGGAAATTCCCTGGCTTTATTTGGTTGTGATCGTCGTTGGACTTTATTTACCCGTTCTCATTTTTTCGTTCTTGTGGAACAACTACCGGACGCGCTCTTTTGGAACGAAAACGAGGCTCCAGCTCATTGCCGTATCATTCCTTGAATGGACATTTGCGTTTCTTGCGATCTGGCTATTAGCGACAATGCTTGACTTAAGCATCTCATTTCATGAACTTTTCCCACTTTTTGTGATCGCTGCATGTGTTGGCATTGTTAGTATGATTCCTGGCGGTCTCGGTTCATTTGATCTCACTTTCATCTGGGGCAGTCAGCTGATTGGTATACAAAATGAAAAGGTGCTTTTCCTGCTCATTTTATTCCGGATTGGTTACTTTTTCTTCCCATTCTTACTAGCGATGATTCTGTTCATCAGAGACTATTGGGAAAAGTGGAATGCAAACTGGGATAATCTCCCGATCGCACTCGTGCAAAGACTTAGCCATGTATTCATTACTTTGTTAGTCTTTGTATCGGGATTAATCTTGCTCTTATCTGCTGCTTTACCCGGAATCATTGACCGACTAAAAATTCTTGAGGAAATGCACTCGATTCCGTTTCTTGTTAACCTCTCACACCAGCTTTCTGTCGGAGCCGGCTTTGCTTTACTCGGATTATCGAGAGGCATTGAATACAAAGTGAAACGAGCTTATTACCTGACGATCGTTGTTCTTTTCTGCGCGGCTGCATTTACATTTTCAAAAGGGATTGATTATGAAGAAGCCATTTTCCTATTAATGGTTGCATTCATTCTCTATCTATCAAGAACGCGCTTTTATCGTGAAAGCTATGTTTTAACATGGAGCAAAACGATTATTGATGCTCTCGTTATTCTTTTCATTACGTCGATGTATGTCTTCATTGGGTATATGAGCTTGCCATCTTCTACGAACGCGATTCCATCACAAGTGTTGCCCTATCTGATTACGGATTACCACACGTTGTTTTACAGTGCATTAATTGGATTATTGATTGCGCTACTCCTCTTCCTTATTGGAAACGCCGTAATTAAACCTAAAAATCCAATTCAGAATTCCGAGCCTAAGCAAGATCCTCACATTCTAGAGCACTTAACAACCTATCGCGGCAATACATTAACGCATTTAGTATTCTTACATGATAAATCGCTGTTCTGGAATGCAAAGCGTACGGTATTCCTCAGCTTTCAACAATCATCTGATAAACTTGTCGTTCTTGGTGATCCGGTTGGTGAGGAAAGCGACTTTTCAAATGCAATTGATGAGTTTCAACAGCTTGCAGATATTCAAGGCTTTACGCCAGTCTTCTATGAAGTGAGCAATGACTTGCTTCCACTTTTACACGAAAAAGGGTTTGGCTTTTTTAAGCTTGGTGAAGAAGCATTCGTTGATTTGGGGCAATTCACCTTATCCGGTAAAAAAATGAAGGCGCTGCGCGCAGTTAAAAACAAATTTGAACGAGAAAATTATCTTTTTGAAATCGCAACACCGCCTCATAGTGAAGCGCTATTGAACAAACTGAAAAATGTATCTGATGAATGGCTACAAGGAAGGAATGAAAAGGGGTTTTCTTTAGGATTCTTTGACGTTGATTATTTGAATAAGTCGGAGATCGCCATCATGAAAGAAAATGATACGATTATCGCCTTTACTAGTCTTATGCCAGTCTACGATGGAAACAAAACCATTTCTGTCGATTTAATGCGCTTCATACACAGCGCCCCGTCTGGCACAATGGACGTCATGTTTCTTTCATTATTTGAATGGGCCAAAGCAGAAGGCTATCAGTCTTTTAACCTTGGCATGGCTCCACTTGCAAATGTGGGTCAATCAAAATTCTCTTTCTTAAGTGAACGAATCGCGGCTCAAATCTTCCTACATGGCCATATCTTCTACCACTTCCAGGGCCTACGGAAGTTCAAAGGAAAATACGCTCACACCTGGGAACGCAAATACCTCGCCTATCGCAAAAAATCCTCCCTCCCCTTTACAATGGCGCAGGTCTCGCGATTGATAAGTAAGAAGGGGGGTAAGTAA
- a CDS encoding NUDIX domain-containing protein, giving the protein MTIAYVQWGAQKVKLSWNGQTAPDGIVTSAHGFCFDRNQLLLVNLKQRGWDFPGGHIEKGESPEDCLAREALEEGYVKGVSQFIGSLTVDHSENPNWNEQSAYPKVGYQLFYRMEIREVLSFKAEHESIDRMFIDPYQVGAYYKGWNEVYQAILEAALKLEEKK; this is encoded by the coding sequence ATGACGATCGCATATGTTCAATGGGGTGCACAGAAAGTGAAGTTAAGTTGGAACGGCCAAACCGCTCCAGATGGAATTGTGACAAGCGCTCATGGATTCTGTTTCGATAGAAATCAACTTCTACTCGTGAATTTGAAGCAAAGAGGTTGGGACTTTCCAGGAGGGCATATTGAAAAAGGAGAATCACCTGAGGATTGTTTGGCGCGTGAAGCATTGGAAGAAGGATATGTGAAAGGCGTAAGTCAATTCATCGGTTCTTTAACGGTCGATCATAGCGAAAATCCGAACTGGAACGAACAGAGCGCTTATCCCAAAGTGGGGTATCAACTTTTCTATCGAATGGAAATTAGAGAGGTACTATCGTTCAAGGCAGAACATGAATCAATTGATCGCATGTTTATCGACCCGTATCAAGTAGGAGCCTACTACAAGGGGTGGAATGAGGTGTACCAGGCAATTTTAGAAGCTGCACTAAAATTGGAGGAGAAGAAGTGA
- a CDS encoding IS3 family transposase (programmed frameshift) has product MAKKGQRFETYTDEFKQNAVMKYINGSQSYNALAEELGIKNSTQLKVWVRKWKNGEPFDIRSRSEENPMHGRPRTNFKTIEEERDYLKAQVDYLKKQLSKSRKGGKITQKIKYETVEDLRNKAPVTWLLEIASLQPSSYYKWRSSKVKREERANQDHDIQMHMMGIHFLHPETGYPTMTRLLKESGYHINHKKVYRLMSEMGIQSVIRKKRKRHGYTPSVINPNRLKRNFKANGTNQKMVTDITYVSDGKRFYYLSVIQDLFNNEIVSWKLSKRNDLALVLDTVAQWTKKKDVTKAVLHSDQGFQYTSKAYNTRIEEYGVKGSHSRKGNCLDNACIESFFSHLKTEKLYINQCKTENEIRQAIEDYIYHYNYRRFQKKLKQRAPIEYRHALAA; this is encoded by the exons ATGGCTAAAAAAGGGCAGAGGTTTGAGACGTATACAGACGAGTTTAAACAGAACGCTGTGATGAAATACATTAATGGTTCTCAAAGTTACAATGCTTTAGCGGAAGAATTAGGAATAAAAAATAGTACACAGCTGAAAGTCTGGGTGAGGAAGTGGAAAAACGGTGAGCCGTTTGATATTCGAAGTCGCAGTGAGGAAAATCCTATGCATGGTAGGCCACGCACAAACTTTAAAACAATTGAAGAAGAGAGAGATTACCTGAAAGCGCAGGTGGATTACTTAAAAAAGCAGT TATCAAAATCTCGAAAAGGAGGGAAAATCACGCAAAAAATAAAGTATGAAACCGTGGAAGATTTAAGGAATAAAGCTCCTGTTACCTGGTTGTTAGAGATTGCTTCCCTCCAACCATCAAGCTATTACAAATGGAGATCTAGTAAAGTAAAGCGCGAAGAAAGGGCCAATCAAGATCATGACATCCAAATGCATATGATGGGGATTCATTTTCTTCATCCGGAAACAGGTTACCCTACTATGACGCGTTTATTGAAAGAAAGTGGTTACCACATCAACCACAAAAAGGTGTATCGATTGATGAGCGAGATGGGCATTCAATCGGTGATTCGTAAAAAGAGGAAAAGGCATGGATACACTCCGTCTGTGATCAATCCAAATAGGCTAAAACGAAACTTTAAAGCAAATGGAACGAATCAGAAAATGGTGACGGACATTACTTATGTATCAGATGGTAAACGATTTTATTACTTATCCGTGATTCAAGATTTATTCAACAATGAGATCGTAAGCTGGAAGCTTTCTAAACGCAACGATTTAGCGCTTGTACTAGATACAGTTGCCCAATGGACAAAGAAAAAAGACGTAACGAAAGCCGTTCTCCATTCGGATCAAGGCTTTCAGTATACGTCTAAGGCATACAACACACGAATAGAAGAATACGGCGTTAAGGGCAGCCACTCTCGCAAAGGAAACTGCCTGGATAATGCCTGCATTGAGTCCTTCTTTTCGCATCTCAAAACAGAAAAGTTGTACATCAATCAGTGTAAAACAGAAAACGAGATCAGACAAGCAATCGAGGATTACATCTACCACTATAACTACAGACGTTTCCAGAAGAAATTAAAGCAACGCGCGCCGATTGAATATCGACACGCGTTGGCAGCGTAG